In Bombus affinis isolate iyBomAffi1 chromosome 8, iyBomAffi1.2, whole genome shotgun sequence, the following proteins share a genomic window:
- the LOC126919756 gene encoding nucleotide exchange factor Sil1 isoform X1 — translation MRMQSNTIILTCLLLLPVVLGDLEKNETTFVPTREWQTVKRGTSIPAGLHVRHNFETGVTEAKLMDDNDLEEEDSNKNLNSTNTNTNSVILHPENAILEEKDHVPAEKSDLFNYSIEELKDRLKKMKQEGEDFPEIDIEHSKKIRQKFRDYEALKKEFKAFEINITVSDSDLLSSYIKKFQIYKNRVTMGILTTAETERILDILYNLEYLLHHIDNAKAFADMEGMNKIISPCLNGTNNEIKIEALRLLGAAVQSNPKVQLKALENDFVQKLLHILSTSSKTDLKSRCLFALGALIRQFPIGQKVWVDHGGIEIFGQILVDGQLQVQMKVMKLINDLIVERQHIEHITDVAQQELRVKAYSAADIERKLLKYSYCDHLSNLMITSFKIDLSDLLRTNYEFLKTISDSMITAAPICIDKWRKHKDEFLPIIQHILDLHHDLNILIGMLQTLETTHDEL, via the exons ATGAGAATGCAATCCAATACGATTATTCTAACTTGTTTACTTTTGTTACCGGTAGTTCTCGGAGACCTTGAGAAAAATGAAACGACATTTGTACCAACTCGAGAATGGCAAACTGTGAAAAGAG GTACATCTATACCTGCAGGATTACATGTTCGACACAATTTTGAAACTGGTGTAACAGAAGCTAAATTAATGGATGATAACGATTTAGAAGAAGAGGATTCGAACAAAAATTTGAACAGtacaaatacaaatacaaattcTGTAATATTGCATCCTGAGAACGCAATCCTGGAAGAAAAAGATCATGTACCAGCAGAAAAGTCTGATTTGTTTAATTACTCGATCGAAGAATTGAAAGATAGATTGAAAAAAATGAAACAAGAGGGTGAAGATTTTCCAGAAATAGAT aTTGAACACTCAAAAAAAATAAGGCAAAAATTTAGAGACTATGAAGCTTTGAAGAAAGAATTTAAGGCATTTGAAATAAACATTACTGTTAGTGATTCTGATTTGTTAAGTAGCTACATTAAAAAGtttcaaatttataaaaatagagTCACTATGGGAATTTTAACGACTGCAGAAACAGAAAGaattttagatattttgtaCAATTTAGAATACCTGCTTCATCACATTGATAATGCCAAAGCTTTTGCCGATATGGAAGG tatgaataaaattatatctCCATGCCTCAATGGAACAAACAACGAAATAAAGATCGAAGCTTTGAGACTTCTGGGTGCAGCTGTCCAATCTAATCCTAAAGTACAATTAAAAGCACTGGAAAATGATTTTGTTCAAAAACTTTTACATATATTGTCTACAAGTAGTAAAACAGACTTGAAGTCGAGATGTCTCTTTGCTTTGGGTGCTCTGATAAGGCAGTTTCCAATAGGACAAAAGGTGTGGGTCGATCATGGAGGAATAGAAATATTTGGACAAATTTTAGTCGATGGCCAATTACAAGTACAAATGAAAGTTATGAAATTAATCAATGATTTAATCGTAGAGAGACAACATATAGAACATATTACCGATGTTGCGCAACAAGAACTAAGAGTAAAAGCATATTCTGCTGCTGATATTgagagaaaattattaaaatattcatattgCGATCACTTAAGCAATTTAATGATAACAAGCTTCAAAATTGATCTTAGTGATTTGTTGAGAACTAATTATGAATTTCTTAAAACTATTTCTGATAGCATGATCACCGCCGCTCCCATCTGTATTGACAAGTGGAGAAAACATAAAGACGAATTTCTTCCCATTATACAGCACATACTGGATTTGCATCATGACTTAAACATATTAATAGGCATGCTTCAAACACTCGAAACTACCCACGATGAGTTATAG
- the LOC126919756 gene encoding nucleotide exchange factor Sil1 isoform X2, protein MDDNDLEEEDSNKNLNSTNTNTNSVILHPENAILEEKDHVPAEKSDLFNYSIEELKDRLKKMKQEGEDFPEIDIEHSKKIRQKFRDYEALKKEFKAFEINITVSDSDLLSSYIKKFQIYKNRVTMGILTTAETERILDILYNLEYLLHHIDNAKAFADMEGMNKIISPCLNGTNNEIKIEALRLLGAAVQSNPKVQLKALENDFVQKLLHILSTSSKTDLKSRCLFALGALIRQFPIGQKVWVDHGGIEIFGQILVDGQLQVQMKVMKLINDLIVERQHIEHITDVAQQELRVKAYSAADIERKLLKYSYCDHLSNLMITSFKIDLSDLLRTNYEFLKTISDSMITAAPICIDKWRKHKDEFLPIIQHILDLHHDLNILIGMLQTLETTHDEL, encoded by the exons ATGGATGATAACGATTTAGAAGAAGAGGATTCGAACAAAAATTTGAACAGtacaaatacaaatacaaattcTGTAATATTGCATCCTGAGAACGCAATCCTGGAAGAAAAAGATCATGTACCAGCAGAAAAGTCTGATTTGTTTAATTACTCGATCGAAGAATTGAAAGATAGATTGAAAAAAATGAAACAAGAGGGTGAAGATTTTCCAGAAATAGAT aTTGAACACTCAAAAAAAATAAGGCAAAAATTTAGAGACTATGAAGCTTTGAAGAAAGAATTTAAGGCATTTGAAATAAACATTACTGTTAGTGATTCTGATTTGTTAAGTAGCTACATTAAAAAGtttcaaatttataaaaatagagTCACTATGGGAATTTTAACGACTGCAGAAACAGAAAGaattttagatattttgtaCAATTTAGAATACCTGCTTCATCACATTGATAATGCCAAAGCTTTTGCCGATATGGAAGG tatgaataaaattatatctCCATGCCTCAATGGAACAAACAACGAAATAAAGATCGAAGCTTTGAGACTTCTGGGTGCAGCTGTCCAATCTAATCCTAAAGTACAATTAAAAGCACTGGAAAATGATTTTGTTCAAAAACTTTTACATATATTGTCTACAAGTAGTAAAACAGACTTGAAGTCGAGATGTCTCTTTGCTTTGGGTGCTCTGATAAGGCAGTTTCCAATAGGACAAAAGGTGTGGGTCGATCATGGAGGAATAGAAATATTTGGACAAATTTTAGTCGATGGCCAATTACAAGTACAAATGAAAGTTATGAAATTAATCAATGATTTAATCGTAGAGAGACAACATATAGAACATATTACCGATGTTGCGCAACAAGAACTAAGAGTAAAAGCATATTCTGCTGCTGATATTgagagaaaattattaaaatattcatattgCGATCACTTAAGCAATTTAATGATAACAAGCTTCAAAATTGATCTTAGTGATTTGTTGAGAACTAATTATGAATTTCTTAAAACTATTTCTGATAGCATGATCACCGCCGCTCCCATCTGTATTGACAAGTGGAGAAAACATAAAGACGAATTTCTTCCCATTATACAGCACATACTGGATTTGCATCATGACTTAAACATATTAATAGGCATGCTTCAAACACTCGAAACTACCCACGATGAGTTATAG
- the LOC126919780 gene encoding nucleoplasmin-like protein isoform X2, producing the protein MAEEYLYGITLEGLNSSEVWDPEHKNDDADGTNQHFGADQKLIIKMALLGPEAKPGELNVLQVEAMGLKGPIKTPIALLEMGKTAQIILDLSFPDPPVTFTLVKGSGPVHIVGHNLLGTHMEEFDDMDDEMEEENIDDDDDDKAPQKKRKHSAEGKKNGTKRAKMDEAVDK; encoded by the exons ATGGCAGAAGAGTATCTTTATG GAATTACCCTCGAAGGACTGAATTCTAGCGAGGTATGGGATCCAGAGCATAAAAACGACGACGCAGACGGAACAAACCAACATTTCGGTGCCGATCAGAAGCTGATCATAAAAATG gCTCTTCTAGGTCCAGAGGCTAAACCTGGTGAACTTAATGTATTACAAGTTGAAGCAATGGGCTTAAAAGGACCCATCAAAACACCAATTGCTTTATTGGAGATGGGAAAAACTGCACAGATTATTCTGGATCTCAGTTTTCCTGACCCTCCAGTCACATTTACTTTGGTTAAAGGAAGTGGTCCTGTTCACATAGTAGGACATAATCTACTTG GTACACACATGGAGGAGTTTGATGATATGGATGATGAAATGGAGGAGGAGAACatcgatgatgatgatgatgataag GCACcgcaaaagaaaagaaagcatTCTGCAGAGGGTAAAAAAAATGGCACGAAGCGTGCCAAGATGGATGAAGCTGTAGACAAATAG
- the LOC126919780 gene encoding nucleoplasmin-like protein isoform X1 — protein MAEEYLYGITLEGLNSSEVWDPEHKNDDADGTNQHFGADQKLIIKMALLGPEAKPGELNVLQVEAMGLKGPIKTPIALLEMGKTAQIILDLSFPDPPVTFTLVKGSGPVHIVGHNLLGTHMEEFDDMDDEMEEENIDDDDDDKEPEDEEDDEDEPKKKNAKLTTAAKYKNQANKNKKK, from the exons ATGGCAGAAGAGTATCTTTATG GAATTACCCTCGAAGGACTGAATTCTAGCGAGGTATGGGATCCAGAGCATAAAAACGACGACGCAGACGGAACAAACCAACATTTCGGTGCCGATCAGAAGCTGATCATAAAAATG gCTCTTCTAGGTCCAGAGGCTAAACCTGGTGAACTTAATGTATTACAAGTTGAAGCAATGGGCTTAAAAGGACCCATCAAAACACCAATTGCTTTATTGGAGATGGGAAAAACTGCACAGATTATTCTGGATCTCAGTTTTCCTGACCCTCCAGTCACATTTACTTTGGTTAAAGGAAGTGGTCCTGTTCACATAGTAGGACATAATCTACTTG GTACACACATGGAGGAGTTTGATGATATGGATGATGAAATGGAGGAGGAGAACatcgatgatgatgatgatgataag GAGCCAGAAGATGAGGAAGACGATGAAGATGAACCCAAGAAGAAGAATGCCAAATTAACAACTGCAGCCAAATACAAAAATCAAGCTAATAAGAACAAGAAAAAATAA